One Peromyscus leucopus breed LL Stock chromosome 4, UCI_PerLeu_2.1, whole genome shotgun sequence genomic region harbors:
- the Mmp9 gene encoding matrix metalloproteinase-9 translates to MSPWQPLILALLALGCSSAAPYQRQPTFVVFPRDLRTSNLTDTQLAQEYLYRYGYSRVAEMQGEKLSLRPALLLLQKQLSLPQTGELDSKTLEAIRAPRCGVPDLGKFQTFEGDLKWHHHNITYWIQNYSEDLPRDVIDDAFARAFAVWSAVTPLTFTRVYGLEADIVIQFGVAEHGDGYPFDGKDGLLAHAFPPGQGIQGDAHFDDEELWSLGKGVVVPTYFGNANGAPCHFPFTFEGRSYLACTTDGRTDGLPWCSTTADYDTDRKFGFCPSERLYTEHGNGDGKPCVFPFIFEGRSYSACTTEGRSDGYRWCATTASYDQDKLYGFCPTRADATVVGGNSAGELCVFPFVFLGKEYSTCTSEGRNDGRLWCATTSSFDTDKKWGFCPDQGYSLFLVAAHEFGHALGLDHSTVPEALMYPMYRFLEGSPLHEDDVKGIQHLYGPGPKPDPRPPAPTTAEPQPTAPPTLCPTVPPTAYPTHSPTVGPTGPPAAGPTDPPTAGPTDPPTAGPSETTTKSLRPVDNPCTVGIFDAIAEIQGSLYFFKDGRYWKFLNRRGSPLQGPFLIARTWPALPAKLDSAFEDPLSKKIFFFSGRQVWVYTGESVLGPRRLEKLGLGSGVTQVTGLLPRRGGKALLFSRERVWRFDLKTQRVDPQSVTRLDKMFPGVPWNSHDIFQYQDKAYFCHDQFFWRVSFREEVNQVDHVGYVTYDLLHCPEN, encoded by the exons ATGAGTCCCTGGCAGCCCCTGATCCTGGCACTCCTGGCTCTAGGCTGCAGCTCTGCTGCCCCTTACCAGCGCCAGCCTACTTTTGTGGTCTTCCCCAGAGACCTGAGGACCAGCAACCTCACCGACACACAGCTGGCACAG GAATACCTGTACCGCTATGGTTACAGTCGGGTAGCCGAGATGCAGGGAGAGAAGCTGAGCCTGCGGCCTGCTTTGCTGCTGCTTCAGAAGCAGCTGTCCCTGCCCCAGACTGGTGAACTAGACAGCAAGACACTGGAGGCCATTCGTGCACCACGCTGTGGTGTCCCAGACTTGGGCAAATTCCAAACCTTCGAGGGTGACCTCAAGTGGCACCACCATAACATCACATACTG GATTCAAAACTACTCGGAAGACTTGCCGCGGGACGTGATCGATGACGCCTTCGCGCGCGCCTTCGCCGTGTGGAGCGCGGTGACACCGCTCACGTTCACCCGCGTGTACGGCCTCGAGGCAGACATTGTCATTCAGTTTGGCGTCGCGG AGCACGGAGACGGGTATCCCTTTGACGGCAAGGACGGTCTTCTGGCACACGCCTTTCCCCCTGGCCAGGGCATCCAGGGAGATGCCCACTTCGACGATGAAGAGTTGTGGTCGCTGGGCAAGGGCGTCG TGGTTCCCACCTACTTTGGAAACGCAAATGGTGCCCCGTGTCATTTTCCTTTCACCTTCGAGGGACGCTCCTACTTGGCCTGCACCACAGATGGCCGCACGGATGGCTTGCCTTGGTGTAGTACTACAGCCGACTATGACACCGACCGCAAGTTCGGTTTCTGCCCCAGTGAGA GACTCTACACGGAACACGGCAATGGGGACGGCAAACCCTGCGTGTTTCCGTTCATCTTTGAGGGCCGCTCCTACTCGGCCTGCACCACGGAGGGTCGCTCGGATGGTTACCGCTGgtgcgccaccacggccagcTACGACCAGGATAAGCTGTATGGCTTCTGCCCTACCCGAG CCGACGCGACTGTGGTTGGGGGCAACTCGGCCGGCGAGCTGTGCGTCTTCCCCTTCGTCTTCCTGGGCAAGGAGTACTCCACCTGTACCAGCGAGGGCCGCAACGACGGGCGCCTCTGGTGCGCTACCACCTCGAGCTTCGACACTGACAAGAAGTGGGGTTTCTGCCCAGACCAAG gGTACAGCCTGTTCCTGGTGGCAGCGCATGAGTTCGGCCATGCGCTGGGCTTAGATCATTCTACAGTGCCAGAAGCGCTCATGTACCCCATGTACCGCTTCCTTGAGGGCTCCCCTCTGCATGAAGACGACGTGAAAGGCATCCAGCATCTGTATG GTCCCGGCCCTAAGCCTGACCCAAGGCCGCCAGCCCCCACCACAGCTGAACCACAGCCGACAGCTCCTCCCACTCTGTGCCCCACAGTACCTCCCACCGCCTACCCTACACACAGTCCCACGGTGGGCCCCACCGGCCCCCCTGCAGCTGGCCCTACAGACCCCCCTACTGCTGGCCCTACAGACCCCCCTACTGCTGGCCCTTCTGAGACCACGACAAAGTCTTTGAGGCCGGTAGACAATCCGTGCACTGTGGGTATTTTCGACGCTATTGCTGAGATCCAGGGCTCTTTGTATTTCTTCAAGGACGG TCGGTACTGGAAGTTCCTGAATCGCAGAGGAAGCCCACTGCAGGGCCCCTTTCTTATTGCCCGCACGTGGCCCGCTCTGCCTGCGAAGCTGGACTCAGCCTTTGAGGATCCGCTGTCCAAGaagattttcttcttctctg GGCGCCAGGTGTGGGTGTACACAGGCGAGTCGGTGCTGGGCCCCAGGCGTCTGGAGAAGCTGGGTCTAGGCTCCGGGGTAACCCAGGTCACCGGACTCCTCCCGCGTCGCGGCGGCAAGGCTCTGCTGTTCAGCAGGGAgcgtgtgtggag GTTCGACTTGAAGACGCAGAGGGTGGATCCCCAGAGTGTCACTCGCCTGGATAAGATGTTCCCTGgggtgccctggaactcacacgACATCTTCCAGTACCAAG ACAAAGCCTACTTCTGCCACGACCAGTTCTTCTGGCGTGTGAGTTTCCGAGAGGAGGTGAACCAAGTGGACCACGTGGGCTATGTGACCTACGACCTCCTGCATTGCCCCGAGAACTAG